The following proteins are co-located in the Noviherbaspirillum sp. UKPF54 genome:
- the miaA gene encoding tRNA (adenosine(37)-N6)-dimethylallyltransferase MiaA: MTSRPLAIALMGPTASGKTAAALEIARHIPAEIISVDSALVYRGMDIGTAKPTTEERAAAPHHLIDIIDPTDAYSAMQFRQDALRLAAEITQRGRLPLLVGGTMLYFKALRDGLDALPQADAAVRAQLDDEAARIGIPALHARLAAIDPETAARLKPNDSQRIQRALEIFALTGQPMSQLLAKAPKSELPFELLPLSLEPSERGVLHERIAARFDAMLDAPDGGLIAEVQNLRARGDLHLGLPSMRCVGYRQAWEYLDGACDRAALRDKGIAATRQLAKRQLTWLRSMQDRVVIDCLAPDAAAQVLRHVTTHRQGTS; encoded by the coding sequence ATGACCTCACGTCCGCTGGCAATTGCCCTGATGGGCCCGACCGCGTCCGGCAAAACCGCGGCCGCGCTCGAAATCGCCCGCCACATCCCCGCCGAAATCATCTCGGTCGACTCCGCCTTGGTCTACCGCGGCATGGATATCGGCACGGCCAAGCCGACCACGGAAGAGCGCGCCGCTGCGCCGCACCACCTGATCGACATCATCGACCCGACCGACGCCTACTCGGCCATGCAGTTCAGGCAAGACGCCTTGCGGCTGGCAGCCGAAATCACGCAGCGCGGCAGGCTGCCCCTGCTGGTCGGCGGCACCATGCTCTACTTTAAGGCGCTGCGCGACGGGCTCGACGCCCTTCCGCAAGCCGATGCCGCCGTGCGCGCGCAGCTCGATGACGAAGCGGCGCGCATCGGGATACCGGCGCTGCACGCAAGACTGGCCGCAATCGACCCGGAAACGGCTGCGCGCCTGAAGCCAAACGATTCGCAACGGATCCAGCGTGCGCTCGAAATCTTTGCGCTGACCGGGCAACCGATGTCGCAGTTGCTGGCAAAGGCCCCGAAGAGCGAATTGCCGTTCGAACTGCTGCCGCTGTCGCTGGAGCCATCCGAGCGCGGCGTGCTGCATGAGCGCATCGCCGCGCGTTTCGACGCGATGCTCGACGCCCCGGATGGCGGGCTGATCGCGGAAGTGCAAAACCTGCGCGCGCGCGGCGACCTGCACCTGGGCTTGCCTTCCATGCGCTGCGTCGGTTATCGCCAGGCGTGGGAATACCTTGACGGCGCCTGCGACCGCGCGGCGCTGCGCGATAAAGGCATTGCCGCCACCCGCCAGCTGGCAAAAAGACAACTCACCTGGCTGCGTTCGATGCAGGACCGCGTCGTCATCGATTGCCTCGCCCCGGATGCAGCGGCCCAGGTTTTGCGCCATGTCACTACGCACCGACAAGGAACATCTTGA